A window of Kineococcus sp. NBC_00420 genomic DNA:
GCCGCGCTACCAGGCCACCGTCTCCACGGCCGTCGCGGTGGCCAACGCCGCTGGTGTCGTGCTGGGAACGGCGCTCGCCGGGGCGAGCGGGGACGACTTCGCGCGGGGAGGAGCGCTGCTGGCCCTGGCGGTGCTGGTGACCTGCCTGCCGTTCGCCCTGACCCGGCCACCACCGCGGGTCGACACCGTCACGACCGCCGCGGCGCCGGACGGGAGCGGACCGGGGCCGGCGACGCGCTCGCGACGACCGCTGCGGGTCGCGTTCACGGCTCGGAGCCTGCTGACCCTGGGGAACGCGCTCGGGACGACCCTGCTGCTGTTCTTCTTCACCTACGACCTGCACCTGCCCGACGCCGAGACGTTCCTCGTCGAGGTGGTCGTCGTCTACGTGGTGGCGACGGTGCTCACCGCCGCCGTCTGCGGTCCGCTGTCGGACCTGCTGCAGGCGCGGCGGGTCTTCCTCGTGGCCGCCGGCGTGCTGCAGGCCGGGGCGGCCCTCGTGCTGGCCCTCTCCCCCACCCGGACGGACGTCGTGACCGCCGCCGTCGTGATCGGGGTCGGGTGGGGCGCCTTCATGGCGGTCGACCAGGCCGTCGTGGCCACGGTCACCGACGGGGTCGAGGGACGGGGACGTGACGTCGCCGTCCTCGGGGTCGCGTCCTCGTTGCCCCAGAACCTCGGCCCGCTGCTGGCCTCGCTCGTGGTCGCGGCGGCCGGTGGGTTCGCACCGCTGTTCCTCGTCGCCGCGGTGGTGGTCCTGACCGGCGGGGCAGCCGCCGTGGCCCTGCCCCGCGGTCCCGGCCGGGTCAGGCGAGCGGGCGCGCCGGTCGCCACATCGAGGCCGGGCCGGTGACGGTCCCGAGCGCCTCGACGGTGGCCAGGAAGCGGAACCCGAAGGACTCGTAGAGCGTCCGGCTGCGGGGGGTCGACGCCTCCAGGTAGGCGGCCGCCCCGGCGGCGTCCACCTGACGCAGCCGGGAGGCCAGCAGCGTCGACCCCACCCCGAGACCCCGGGCGCCGTCGCCCACCCCGATCGCGGTGAGGTACCAGTGCTCCGGGACCGGGCGGTGCCGCGCCAGCACGGCCTGGTTGGCCAGGGCACGACGGATCCCCCTCCAGCCCAGCGCCTTCCAGAAGGTCGGGAGCTGAGCGACCTGCGCCGGGAGGTGACCCGCGCTCCCGGGGGCCTCCCAGGCCGCCGCACCCAGCACGCGCCCGTCGGGACCCACGGCGACGTCCACCGCACCGTGGCGCAGGGCCCCCGACGCCAGCACGGCCCCGAAGAAGCCGCGGGTGCGCCGGTGACGCTCGGGTCCGGTCCCGGTGAACGTCGCCATCACGGGGTCCGCGGCGAAGGCGGTGGCCAGGACGTCGGTGACGACCTCGAGCTCACCGGGCGCGGCGGGGCGCACCTCGACGACCGGCGGGGCGGCAGCGTCCTGGGGGGTGAGCGGGGTCGGGAGCACGGGTCCTCCTGGTCGTGGCGGGTCCCTGGTCCGGGACTCCTCCACTGTAGGCAGATATCTGGTCACTTGACCAGTTCATGTGACCAGATGGCCCCGCGCCCCGCAGTCAGACCAGCTTCATCGCCTCGATCAGGGTCGTCCGCAGGATCTGCTCCATCTCGTCGAACTCCGCCTGACCGGTGGTCAGCGCCGGCGCCACCTGGATGACCGGTTCGCCGCGGTCGTCCGGACGGGCGTAGAGACCGTTCCGGAACAGGGCCGACGGCAGGAACTGCTTGATGAGCGTCTCGCGCTCCCCGAGGTCGAACGTCTCCTTCGTCGTCTTGTCCTTGACGAGTTCGACGGCCCAGAAGTACCCGTCGCCCCGGACGTCGCCCACGATGTCCAGGTCCAGCAGCTTCTTCAGGGTGTCGCCGAGGGCCTGCTCGTGGTCGAGGACGTTCTGGTTCAACCCCTCGCGCTCGAAGATGTCGAGGTTCGCCAGCGACACCGCCGCCGACACCGGGTGCCCGCCGAAGGTGTACCCGTGGGGGAAGAAGTTCTTGCCCTCGAGGAAGGGCGCCATGATGCGGTCCGAGGCGATCATCGCGCCGATCGGGCCGTAGCCGGAACTCATGCCCTTCGCGCAGGTGATGATGTCGGGCTGGTAGCCGAACTTCTCGCAGGCGAACATCGTGCCGTGGCGGCCGAAACCGCAGATGACCTCGTCCGAGACGAGCAGCACGTCGTACCTGTCGCAGATCTCCCGCACCAGCTGGAAGTAGCCGGGCGGCGGGGTGAGGCACCCACCGGAGTTCTGCACGGGTTCGAGGACGACGGCCGCGACCGTGTCGGGACCCTCGAAGAGGATCGCCTCCTCGATGCGGGCCGCGGACCACCGGCCGAACTCGACCGGGTCGGTCGGGGCACCCATCCGCTCGGCACGGTAGATGTTCGTGTTCGGCACCCGGAAACCACCCGGGGTCAGCGGTTCGAAGGCCTGCTTCATCGCCGGCAGGCCGGTGATCGCCAGCGCCCCCTGCGGAGTCCCGTGGTAGGCGGTCGCCCGCGAGATGACCTTGTGCTTCAGTGGTTTCCCGGTGAGCTTGAAGTACTGCTTGGCGACCTTCCAGGCGCTCTCGACGGCCTCGCCACCCCCGGTGGTGAAGAACACCCGGTTGAGGTCACCCGGGGCGTAGGACGCCACCCGTTCCGCGAGCTGGATCGCGGGTTCGGTGGCGTAGCCCCAGACGGGGAAGAACGCGAGGGTCTCGGCCTGCTTGGCCATGACCTCGGCGAGTTCCGCGCGACCGTGCCCGACCTGGACGACGAACAGGCCCGAGAGGCCGTCGAGGACCTTGTGACCCTGGTCGTCCCAGACGTAGGCACCCTCGCCCTTGACGATGACGGGAGCCGGCCTGTCCTGGTAGGCACCCATGCGCGCGAAGTGCATCCACAGGTGGTCGCGCGCGGCGGTGGTGAGGTCGGAGGACCCCGCACCCTGGACGACCTGCTCGGTCACGGTCATGCCGAACCCTCCTCGAGTTCCAACGACGACGTCTGCGGGGGTTGTCCGCCGGGGGTTGCCCGTCGATCCTCCCACCCTCCCGCCGCAGATGACAGGGGCACCAGCGACGCATCGTCGGTGCTGCGCCAGGACCACCGACGAACCGTCGGCGTTAGCCTGCCCCCGTGCTCACCGTCGCGGACGTCCTGGCGCTGCCCGTCCTGGCCGCGGGCGGCCCCCGGGTGCGCTCCGGCGAGGACCGCCTCGGGGTGCGCGTGCGGTGGGTGCACGTCAGCGAGCAGACGGAGGTCGCCGGGCTCCTGGGGGGTGGCGAACTGCTGCTCTCCACCGGCATGGGGCTGCGCGACGTGGACCTCGCCGGCTACGTCGCCTCCCTCGTCGACGCCGGCGCCGTCGGCCTGGTCGTCGAACTCGGCGACCACCTCGCCGCCCTGCCGCCGGCGCTGGTCCGCGCCGCCCGCGCCGCCCGGTTCCCGCTGGTCGAACTGCACCGGGTGGTCCGGTTCGTCGAGGTGACCGAGCAGGTGCACGCCCGATTGCTGGTGGACCAGCACGAGCGCCTGCGCTTCGCCGAACGCGTCCACGCCTCCTTCGCGGGGCTGAGCACGACGGGGGCCACGACGGCGGAGGTCCTGGACCGGGCGGCGGAACTCCTCGACGGGCCCGTGGTGCTCGAGGACGTGGCCCACCGCGCGGTCGCCCACGTCGCCGGGCCGGCGGGGACGGCGCAGGTGCTCTTCGACTGGTCGCGGCGCTCGCGGCGCGAGGGCGGCCACGAGGGGTGGTCGACGGCGCCGGTGGGCGCACCGGGCAACCGCTGGGGCCGACTCGTCGCCCCGGGCCCGAGCGGGGGCCGCGACGCGGTGCTCGTCCTGGAACGCGCCGCGGAGGTCCTGACGGTGCTGCGGCTGCTGTCCCCCGAGGGGGACCGCGACCTCGCCGACCGCGCGCACGCGGACCTCGTGCAGGACCTGTTGCGGGCCCGCCCCGTGGACGAAGCCGCACTGCGCCAACGGGTCCGCGCCCTCGGGTTGCCGACCCGCGGGGGTTTCGCCGCTGCGGCCGTGCACACTCCCGGCGGCGCGGACCGGGCCACGGTGGCGCAGACGCTCGCCCACGTGGGCGGGGTCGGCATCACCGGCGTCCTCGGCCACGACGTCGTCGGCGTGCTGCTGGTGGGACGGGAGGACGCGACGGCGACGTTGCTGCCGCGGCTCGCGCAGGCCCTCCCCGCCGCGGCCACCCTCGGCGCCGCCGGGGTGGTCGGTGAGCTCAGCGCCACGGCGGAGGGTTTCGCCGAAGCCCGTCACGTCGCCCAGGTCGCGGCCGCCGCGCCGCGCCGGGTCCCGGGTGCGGTCCACCGCACCGCCGACCTCGGGGTGCGGGGGTTGTTGTGGCACCTGCGCGGCGACCACCGGGTCGCGCAGTTCGCGGAGGCGCAGCTGTCCTCGGTGCTGGACGCCGTCGACGGTGGCGACGCCGACCTCGCCCTGCTCACCGCCTACCTCGAGGTCGGCGGTTCGATGACCCCGCTCGCGGCGCGGCTGCACCTGTCCCGGCCGGCGACCTACGGTCGGGTGGAACGGCTCGCCCAGCGCCTCGGCCGCGATCTCGACGACCCGGAGACCCGGGTGGCGCTGCACCTCGCGCTGCTCACCCGGGCCCAGCAGGGACTGCTCAGGGACGGGTGAGGAGTTCCCCGCGGGGTTGCGCCCCGAGGTCGAGGAGTTCACCGCGACGCCAGGTCGAGCGCACCGCGCCGGTGAAGGTGCGCCCCTGGTAGGGCGTGACCTTGTTCTTGTGCTGCAACGTCTCCGCGTCCACCATCCACTCCTCCTCAGGGGCGAAGACGGCGAAGTCGGCGACGTTCCCGGCAGCGATCCGACCTCGGTCGGTGAACCCCGCGAGGTCGGCGGTGGCCGAGGACATCCAGCCGACGACGGTCTCCAGCGCGACCCCGCGGCCGCGGGCGGCCGTCCACACGGCGGGCAGGCCGAGCTGCACCGAGGCGATGCCGCCCCAGGCGGCCCCGAAGTCCCCCTCCTCCAGGCGCTTCAGCTCCGCGGTGCACGGGGAGTGGTCGGAGACGACG
This region includes:
- a CDS encoding MFS transporter, whose amino-acid sequence is MSGDTAADPPPTRWVLTLTLAWLGLWIAQFAPLQVLLPGLTSRVVTSTSWIRVVLVFGVVAGVAGGVAAVVVPRVGRSLDRADGSGSGHRAWFATAVGVCVVGLVALGLQTTVVGATLAWSVALLGQCAAGVVLTTALARHVPPRYQATVSTAVAVANAAGVVLGTALAGASGDDFARGGALLALAVLVTCLPFALTRPPPRVDTVTTAAAPDGSGPGPATRSRRPLRVAFTARSLLTLGNALGTTLLLFFFTYDLHLPDAETFLVEVVVVYVVATVLTAAVCGPLSDLLQARRVFLVAAGVLQAGAALVLALSPTRTDVVTAAVVIGVGWGAFMAVDQAVVATVTDGVEGRGRDVAVLGVASSLPQNLGPLLASLVVAAAGGFAPLFLVAAVVVLTGGAAAVALPRGPGRVRRAGAPVATSRPGR
- a CDS encoding PucR family transcriptional regulator, encoding MLTVADVLALPVLAAGGPRVRSGEDRLGVRVRWVHVSEQTEVAGLLGGGELLLSTGMGLRDVDLAGYVASLVDAGAVGLVVELGDHLAALPPALVRAARAARFPLVELHRVVRFVEVTEQVHARLLVDQHERLRFAERVHASFAGLSTTGATTAEVLDRAAELLDGPVVLEDVAHRAVAHVAGPAGTAQVLFDWSRRSRREGGHEGWSTAPVGAPGNRWGRLVAPGPSGGRDAVLVLERAAEVLTVLRLLSPEGDRDLADRAHADLVQDLLRARPVDEAALRQRVRALGLPTRGGFAAAAVHTPGGADRATVAQTLAHVGGVGITGVLGHDVVGVLLVGREDATATLLPRLAQALPAAATLGAAGVVGELSATAEGFAEARHVAQVAAAAPRRVPGAVHRTADLGVRGLLWHLRGDHRVAQFAEAQLSSVLDAVDGGDADLALLTAYLEVGGSMTPLAARLHLSRPATYGRVERLAQRLGRDLDDPETRVALHLALLTRAQQGLLRDG
- a CDS encoding GNAT family N-acetyltransferase, with the translated sequence MLPTPLTPQDAAAPPVVEVRPAAPGELEVVTDVLATAFAADPVMATFTGTGPERHRRTRGFFGAVLASGALRHGAVDVAVGPDGRVLGAAAWEAPGSAGHLPAQVAQLPTFWKALGWRGIRRALANQAVLARHRPVPEHWYLTAIGVGDGARGLGVGSTLLASRLRQVDAAGAAAYLEASTPRSRTLYESFGFRFLATVEALGTVTGPASMWRPARPLA
- a CDS encoding aspartate aminotransferase family protein, which codes for MTVTEQVVQGAGSSDLTTAARDHLWMHFARMGAYQDRPAPVIVKGEGAYVWDDQGHKVLDGLSGLFVVQVGHGRAELAEVMAKQAETLAFFPVWGYATEPAIQLAERVASYAPGDLNRVFFTTGGGEAVESAWKVAKQYFKLTGKPLKHKVISRATAYHGTPQGALAITGLPAMKQAFEPLTPGGFRVPNTNIYRAERMGAPTDPVEFGRWSAARIEEAILFEGPDTVAAVVLEPVQNSGGCLTPPPGYFQLVREICDRYDVLLVSDEVICGFGRHGTMFACEKFGYQPDIITCAKGMSSGYGPIGAMIASDRIMAPFLEGKNFFPHGYTFGGHPVSAAVSLANLDIFEREGLNQNVLDHEQALGDTLKKLLDLDIVGDVRGDGYFWAVELVKDKTTKETFDLGERETLIKQFLPSALFRNGLYARPDDRGEPVIQVAPALTTGQAEFDEMEQILRTTLIEAMKLV